One window of the Gambusia affinis linkage group LG01, SWU_Gaff_1.0, whole genome shotgun sequence genome contains the following:
- the apobec2b gene encoding C->U-editing enzyme APOBEC-2b: MGSISVTALGLSPHLHRLSPSIYFCRLVSFPNTLTYFHTIMADKTSRLGVRRKEKAPETKANEEKDKEKAKEKAVKTPDKPSKKQENTPEPQRTDEKKTNGESEGAPGAAANNSEDNGEFQPIELPPFEIVTGERMSPFYFKFQFRNVEYSSGRNKTLLCFRVDTAGGNAEPLKGYMEDEHATAHAEEAFFQQVLPNSSKEYDVTWYVSSSPCVACAAKLANILQQRKKLRLSIFCSRLFEWEEPEIVEGLKALVRAGCKLRMMKPIDFQHVWEMYVEQEGESFTPWEDCQENYEYYVERLTDILK; this comes from the exons ATGGGGTCTATTTCTGTAACTGCTCTAGGGTTATCACCCCACTTGCACCGACTCTCTCCCTCTATCTATTTCTGTCGTCTCGTCTCTTTTCCCAACACTCTAACCTACTTCCACACCATCATGGCCGACAAAACCAGCCGGTTAGGCGTTCGTAGGAAGGAGAAAGCGCCAGAAACCAAAGCAAATGAGGAGAAGGACAAGGAAAAGGCCAAAGAGAAGGCTGTAAAAACTCCAGACAAGCCCAGCAAAAAGCAAGAGAACACCCCAGAGCCGCAGAGGACCGACGAGAAGAAGACAAATGGTGAAAGCGAAGGGGCACCAGGGGCAGCAGCAAATAACAGTGAGGATAATGGAGAGTTTCAGCCCATAGAGCTGCCACCTTTTGAAATTGTCACTGG GGAGAGAATGAGCCCGTTCTACTTCAAGTTTCAGTTCAGGAACGTGGAGTATTCATCGGGCAGGAACAAAACGCTCCTGTGTTTCAGAGTGGACACAGCGGGAGGCAACGCAGAGCCTCTGAAAGGCTACATGGAGGATGAACATGCCACAGCCCACGCTGAGGAGGCCTTCTTCCAGCAG GTTCTCCCAAACTCCTCTAAGGAATATGACGTGACATGGTACGTTTCATCCAGCCCCTGCGTCGCTTGTGCCGCCAAGTTGGCCAACATCCTCCAGCAGCGCAAGAAGCTGCGCCTCTCCATATTCTGCTCCCGTCTCTTTGAATGGGAGGAGCCGGAGATAGTGGAAGGCCTGAAGGCCCTGGTGAGAGCCGGCTGCAAGCTGCGGATGATGAAGCCCATTGACTTCCAGCATGTTTGGGAAATGTATGTGGAACAGGAGGGCGAGAGCTTTACACCGTGGGAGGATTGCCAGGAGAACTACGAGTACTATGTGGAGAGACTTACTGATATCCTCAAGTAG
- the si:dkey-109j17.5 gene encoding zinc finger BED domain-containing protein 4, translating to MASISKVSILDYFNIVFEGENGKIESNCKACGTRIQAKRSVTSNFVTHLKRKHPAMYDDFVKRKDMKREGYSSACLHSFTTNGGNPRFTLPVTTGTGGGALVGVGGVGTLEGGGGPGAGVTKFDRHDPRQVLISEAIAKMIVHDLQPVSIVENQGFRELLLLLEPRYTPEPQHYIQGQLLPAYAYQAQLVTRQAVASAHTLSLSLDIWRSQTQTASGYLGVTCHYLASDWQIRSALLACLPLTCSSSASRVLADFDEVCHSHGVSGRAFCIVADPFPATSTARPSCLPGFLLPPVLTNGQDDDPADQVLDNGNNAEQWISNGHECNGEEKDWGESWEQGLGVCRVDCFSRSLEQCVREGLHSSPQISSTLTKVARFYNYITSAVPPEKLIQVFDGWLPGGTRNLHDTGTDWAAQLKVLRRLLDSVEFLEEVSGPGEVALSSSERALLRELTDILEPFTEAWDMVHRDTQRDTQLDRHVSISLALPCVLGLRKHLSETSTPHCPALLLGLNQSLERLLAPILENPLYITATTLDPQFKLTWSSNPDWHKQVLLEELSKHSTASPPTDLNTDISPQSQTLPTPSPSPVSSLSRPCKLFSFIKQRPATQAKSLEQELSVYLHEEPTDEEALHYWRRKTIDFPLLAQVAKRAFTIPACDTVVENIFSAARSLLLPERGHVLPKNLETLIYLKANYKLLWT from the exons ATGGCGTCAATTTCGAAAGTGTCTATCCTGGATTATTTCAATATTGTGTTCGAGGGGGAAAATGGTAAAATCGAGTCCAACTGTAAGGCTTGTGGCACCAGAATCCAGGCGAAACGGAGCGTTACGTCCAACTTCGTTACACATCTTAAG CGTAAACACCCAGCTATGTATGACGACTTTGTGAAAAGGAAGGATATGAAGAGAGAGGGTTATTCCTCTGCTTGCCTGCACAGTTTCACAACCAATGGAGGAAACCCCCGCTTCACACTCCCTGTAACAACTGGAACAGGAGGAGGAGCCCTAGTAGGTGTTGGAGGAGTGGGCACCCTTGAGGGAGGAGGAGGCCCTGGAGCAGGGGTGACTAAGTTTGACAGACATGACCCCCGTCAG GTTCTCATCTCCGAGGCGATAGCTAAGATGATCGTGCATGATCTGCAACCGGTGTCTATTGTGGAAAATCAGGGCTTCAGGGAGTTGCTGCTGCTCCTGGAGCCCCGTTACACTCCTGAGCCCCAGCACTACATCCAGGGACAGCTCCTCCCCGCCTACGCTTACCAGGCTCAGCTGGTTACACGTCAGGCCGTAGCATcagcacacacactcagtcTTAGCTTAGACATCTGGAGGAGCCAAACTCAAACTGCTTCAGG GTACCTCGGTGTTACCTGCCATTATCTTGCATCTGACTGGCAGATACGTTCTGCTCTCCTGGCCTGCCTCCCACTGACTTGCAGTAGCTCGGCGAGCCGTGTGCTGGCAGATTTTGACGAAGTGTGTCATTCTCACGGCGTGTCAGGGAGAGCATTTTGCATCGTTGCGGACCCTTTCCCAGCGACGTCAACGGCGAGGCCAAGTTGTCTTCCTGGCTTCCTGCTTCCACCTGTTCTTACTAACGGCCAAGATGATGATCCAGCAGATCAAGTGCTGGACAACGGAAACAACGCAGAGCAATGGATCAGCAATGGCCATGAGTGTAATGGAGAGGAGAAAGACTGGGGGGAGTCTTGGGAGCAGGGTTTGGGCGTTTGTCGGGTAGACTGTTTCTCTCGCTCTCTGGAACAATGTGTCAGGGAGGGGTTGCACTCCTCCCCACAAATTTCCTCTACTTTGACCAAGGTTGCACGTTTCTATAACTACATTACCTCTGCTGTACCTCctgagaaactcatccaggtgTTTGATGGGTGGTTGCCTGGGGGAACCCGAAACCTTCACGATACTGGTACAGATTGGGCTGCTCAACTTAAG gtCTTGCGGCGGCTTTTGGACTCAGTGGAGTTCCTGGAGGAAGTGAGCGGTCCCGGGGAGGTAGCATTGAGTAGCTCAGAAAGAGCCCTGCTGAGGGAACTCACTGACATTTTGGAGCCCTTCACTGAGGCCTGGGACATGgtgcacagagacacacagagagacacccAGCTGGACAGACATGTGTCCATCAGTTTGGCTCTGCCTTGTGTTCTTGGCCTGCGTAAGCACCTCTCTGAGACATCAACTCCCCACTGCCCTGCCCTCCTGCTCGGTCTAAACCAGTCCCTGGAACGGCTTCTGGCTCCGATCCTGGAGAACCCCTTGTACATTACCGCGACCACCCTGGACCCCCAGTTTAAACTTACTTGGAGCAGCAACCCTGACTGGCACAAGCAAGTTCTCCTAGAGGAATTATCCAAACATTCCACAGCCTCTCCCCCAACCGACCTCAACACAGACATTAGCCCTCAGTCCCAAACTCTTCCTACTCCATCACCATCCCCGGTCTCCTCGTTGTCTCGCCCCTGCAAATTGTTCTCTTTTATCAAGCAGAGACCGGCGACACAGGCTAAAAGCCTGGAACAGGAGTTATCTGTCTACCTTCACGAGGAGCCCACAGATGAAGAGGCTTTGCATTACTGGCGCCGTAAAACCATTGACTTTCCTCTGCTAGCTCAAGTAGCCAAAAGAGCATTTACCATACCTGCTTGTGACACTGTGGTGGAGAATATCTTCTCTGCAGCCAGAAGCCTCCTGTTGCCAGAGAGAGGCCACGTCCTACCAAAGAACTTGGAGACACTCATCTACCTCAAAGCCAACTACAAACTGTTGTGGACATAA
- the ccdc115 gene encoding coiled-coil domain-containing protein 115 isoform X2 produces MGVLREEDSRLLLDEKLLYFMDQLELLEEKRKTLNSLIEQGWFSISKARYSMGNKQVSALQFANEMEPLVSVHVRTLEKDEVEFCAVRSSQKCNDEFVKEPTSIEDIGPQEGIRRRKNTKSDIAEKKTSEDISKEKAPEVNPGKKRDPNPQQDPLKWFGILVPQSLKEAQSSFKQVIELSAEIAALQIVVLNARQELKHDSRNDNGSTGAGLNTSAQSNEKETDALSANESS; encoded by the exons ATGGGTGTATTGAGAGAAGAAGACTCTCGTCTTTTGTTGGATGAaaagctgctttattttatgGATCAGCTCGAGTTATTGGAGGAGAAACGAAAGACTCTGAACTCACTCATCGAGCAG GGGTGGTTCTCCATAAGCAAGGCCCGTTACTCTATGGGAAACAAGCAGGTTTCTGCTCTTCAGTTTGCAAATGAGATGGAGCCACTGGTTTCTGTGCATGTTAG AACCTTGGAGAAAGACGAGGTAGAATTTTGTGCAGTAAGATCGTCACAAAAATGCAACGACGAATTTGTAAAAGAACCAACCTCAATAGAGGATATTGGACCTCAAGAAG gcATCAGacgaagaaaaaatacaaaaagtgatatagcagaaaaaaagacaagtgaaGACATAAGCAAGGAAAAAGCTCCTGAGGTAAACCCAGGCAAAAAAAGAGACCCTAATCCTCAGCAGGACCCACTAAAGTGGTTTGGGATTTTGGTGCCGCAGTCTCTGAAAGAAGCACAGTCATCGTTCAAACAAG TCATAGAGCTTTCAGCTGAGATTGCAGCTCTCCAGATCGTGGTCTTAAATGCCAGACAGGAGCTGAAGCATGACTCGAGAAACGATAACGGCTCAACTGGTGCTGGACTAAATACCTCTGCTCAATCAAATGAGAAGGAAACGGATGCTCTTTCAGCAAACGAGAGTTCATAA
- the ccdc115 gene encoding coiled-coil domain-containing protein 115 isoform X1, whose product MGVLREEDSRLLLDEKLLYFMDQLELLEEKRKTLNSLIEQGWFSISKARYSMGNKQVSALQFANEMEPLVSVHVRTLEKDEVEFCAVRSSQKCNDEFVKEPTSIEDIGPQEAGIRRRKNTKSDIAEKKTSEDISKEKAPEVNPGKKRDPNPQQDPLKWFGILVPQSLKEAQSSFKQVIELSAEIAALQIVVLNARQELKHDSRNDNGSTGAGLNTSAQSNEKETDALSANESS is encoded by the exons ATGGGTGTATTGAGAGAAGAAGACTCTCGTCTTTTGTTGGATGAaaagctgctttattttatgGATCAGCTCGAGTTATTGGAGGAGAAACGAAAGACTCTGAACTCACTCATCGAGCAG GGGTGGTTCTCCATAAGCAAGGCCCGTTACTCTATGGGAAACAAGCAGGTTTCTGCTCTTCAGTTTGCAAATGAGATGGAGCCACTGGTTTCTGTGCATGTTAG AACCTTGGAGAAAGACGAGGTAGAATTTTGTGCAGTAAGATCGTCACAAAAATGCAACGACGAATTTGTAAAAGAACCAACCTCAATAGAGGATATTGGACCTCAAGAAG caggcATCAGacgaagaaaaaatacaaaaagtgatatagcagaaaaaaagacaagtgaaGACATAAGCAAGGAAAAAGCTCCTGAGGTAAACCCAGGCAAAAAAAGAGACCCTAATCCTCAGCAGGACCCACTAAAGTGGTTTGGGATTTTGGTGCCGCAGTCTCTGAAAGAAGCACAGTCATCGTTCAAACAAG TCATAGAGCTTTCAGCTGAGATTGCAGCTCTCCAGATCGTGGTCTTAAATGCCAGACAGGAGCTGAAGCATGACTCGAGAAACGATAACGGCTCAACTGGTGCTGGACTAAATACCTCTGCTCAATCAAATGAGAAGGAAACGGATGCTCTTTCAGCAAACGAGAGTTCATAA
- the LOC122828112 gene encoding 3-beta-hydroxysteroid-Delta(8),Delta(7)-isomerase — MDATSAKRTPHPFWPRDLAIPSYVANDRSMSEILVFLFSVSGGFLLVTWLITGIAGRLGTWRRLAICWFAVCGFIHGVIEGWFCLYYDILPGDQSFLSQLWKEYSKGDSRYVIADNFTVCMETVTAVLWGPFSFWTVYSFLTTKSYRFVLQLIISLGQIYGAVLYFFTEHRDGYVHSEFGHPVYFWFYFIFMNFLWIVIPLVLIVDAWRQLSAAQSLSDSSKTQKVKRK; from the exons ATGGATGCCACCTCAGCAAAAAGAACTCCTCATCCTTTCTGGCCCCGGGACCTGGCGATTCCCTCCTATGTGGCTAATGATCGGTCCATGTCAGAGATTCTGGTGTTCCTCTTCTCTGTCTCTGGGGGTTTTCTACTTGTAACCTGGCTGATCACTGGGATCGCTGGCAGGCTGGGAACATGGAGGCGTCTGGCCATCTGCTGGTTTGCCGTTTGTGGATTCATCCACGGCGTTATCGAGGGatggttttgtctttattatgaCATTTTACCAGGGGATCAGAGCTTCCTATCACAACTGT GGAAGGAGTACTCCAAAGGAGACAGCAGATATGTTAT aGCTGATAACTTCACAGTTTGTATGGAGACCGTGACCGCTGTCTTATGGGGTCCGTTCAGTTTTTGGACCGTTTATTCCTTTTTAACTACCAAGTCCTACAGATTTGTACTGCAGCTGATCATTTCGCTCG GTCAGATATACGGAGCAGTGCTGTACTTCTTCACAGAGCACAGAGATGGTTATGTTCACAGCGAGTTCGGACATCCAGTCTACTTCTGGTTCTACTTTATCTTCATGAATTTTCTGTGGATTGTCATTCCTCTGGTGCTTATTGTGGATGCATGGAGACAGCTATCAGCAGCCCAGTCACTTTCAGACAGCTCAAAGACACAGAAGGTTAAAAGGAAGTAA